ATAATATCATTGCTTATTGCCCTCTTGTCAAATATTATTTTGCAAATGAAACTAATATACTATGAGAAGACCATTGAACAATTGAGGCCAAGGACATTATCGCAATGACTTTTGGCTGATTTGAAGAAATATTCTAAATCTTTAAACAAATCTTCCAGTCAGATTTGAATATTAATAAGTCCATTCCTGTTTTCCCTCCGATTTTGGTTAAAAAATATATGCAGCCAATAGGAAAGAATAATAAGAACAGATACTTTTTACCTTTACCACCCAAGCCCGAGAAAACAAATGCTGGACAGAAACGACCTCCTCTCCAATTTGGCTTGAAATTAACAAAAAGGAATCCCTTCACATTGACTAAATTCACTGATATCAACCTTCCGGAACCAATTCTCAGAGCAATTCAGGACCTTGGTTTCATATCTCCCACTCCCATTCAGGAGGAAACCATCCCCTGGCTGCTGGAAAACGATCAAGATTTAATCGGTTTAGCGCAGACCGGTACTGGCAAAACCGCTGCCTTTGGACTACCCATTCTCAGCGAAACAGATATAGAACAGCTTACCGTGCAAACCCTGATCTTATGCCCCACTCGCGAACTTTGTTTGCAAATAAATAAAGACCTTACAAGCTACGCTAAATACCTGCCTCGCATCCGACTTACTTCCGTTTATGGCGGAGCACCCATCTATAAACAAAAGGAAGCTTTGCAAAAAGGAGTGCACATTGTAACCGGCACTCCCGGAAGGGTAAATGATATGATCCGCCAAGGCGTGCTGAAGCTGGAGATGGTCAATCGCCTGGTATTGGACGAAGCCGATGAAATGCTGAACATGGGTTTTAAGGATGAAATCTTTGAGATTATGAGCCACACACCCCAGTCCAAACAAATTCTGCTTTTTTCAGCCACTATGCCCAAGGAAGTGGAACAGCTTGCTGTCACATTTATGCGCAATCCGCATCACATAAGCGTGGGCAACCAAAACAAGGGTATCGAAAACATCAGCCATTATTATTACAAGGTGCATGCCCAAGATAAATACCTGGCACTGAAGCGGATTGTAGATATGAGCCCCAAGATATATGGGATCATCTTTTGCCGAACCCGCATCGAAACTCAAGAAATTGCTAACAAACTGCAACACGATGGGTATAATGCAGAAGCTCTACACGGTGATTTGTCACAAGGTCAACGGGAACTGGTGATGAGCCGTTTCCGCTCAAAATATGTTAAACTGCTGGTGGCTACTGATGTGGCAGCTCGCGGACTGGATGTGGATGACCTTACCCACATCATCAATTACCACATACCCAACGAACCGGATGTGTATATCCACCGTTCCGGCAGAACTGGCAGAGCGGGGAAAAGCGGTATTTGTCTTAGCATCGTTCACAGCAAGGAACTATCTGACTTGAGGGCGATCGAAAAACGCCTGGGAAGGGACATTATCTGGCAAAAAGTTCCGGGCGGAAGAGAAATCTGTGAAAAGCAGCTCTATCACTTTATCGATACTATGGAACGCACTGAAATCAACACCGCGGAGATCGAATCCTTCCTCACCAATGTGTATAAAAAGCTGAGCTGGATG
This genomic interval from Candidatus Cloacimonas sp. contains the following:
- a CDS encoding DEAD/DEAH box helicase: MNINKSIPVFPPILVKKYMQPIGKNNKNRYFLPLPPKPEKTNAGQKRPPLQFGLKLTKRNPFTLTKFTDINLPEPILRAIQDLGFISPTPIQEETIPWLLENDQDLIGLAQTGTGKTAAFGLPILSETDIEQLTVQTLILCPTRELCLQINKDLTSYAKYLPRIRLTSVYGGAPIYKQKEALQKGVHIVTGTPGRVNDMIRQGVLKLEMVNRLVLDEADEMLNMGFKDEIFEIMSHTPQSKQILLFSATMPKEVEQLAVTFMRNPHHISVGNQNKGIENISHYYYKVHAQDKYLALKRIVDMSPKIYGIIFCRTRIETQEIANKLQHDGYNAEALHGDLSQGQRELVMSRFRSKYVKLLVATDVAARGLDVDDLTHIINYHIPNEPDVYIHRSGRTGRAGKSGICLSIVHSKELSDLRAIEKRLGRDIIWQKVPGGREICEKQLYHFIDTMERTEINTAEIESFLTNVYKKLSWMTREELIQRFVSMEFNRFLDYYKDLHDLDQSEETKTKGDKKSFSFVTFRLNIGSDNGLTKRDLMRFVNQMKVTRSIEIGLIEIMKEHCLIALDAS